The Candidatus Thermodiscus eudorianus genome has a segment encoding these proteins:
- a CDS encoding metallophosphoesterase, which translates to MGRLTVVESHCSTEAPIASSSDIHSPRLLGLFKKALSEYSYGASFFVLAGDIVDKGDVDAAGAVFDLIEDKFNNVNIISVFGNEEYHDRASEFKKRYPHVIWLDDDYKVLECGDKRIAFVGTRGALERPTRWQRRHMPWLEKVYEERPRVVKELIENARREADYVVLVSHYALTKATIIGEPRRIWPEIYSPGMERALIEARPDIAIHGHAHRGRPFALVKGIRVYNVALPVNRRVVPVFIKKKSTLLDWLEPG; encoded by the coding sequence ATGGGCAGGCTGACTGTAGTGGAGAGCCATTGTAGCACTGAGGCCCCTATAGCGTCGTCGAGCGATATCCACAGTCCACGCCTCCTGGGTTTGTTTAAGAAGGCTCTCTCTGAGTATAGCTATGGGGCGTCGTTCTTTGTGTTGGCTGGTGATATTGTTGATAAGGGTGACGTTGATGCGGCTGGCGCTGTCTTCGATCTAATCGAGGATAAGTTTAATAATGTAAATATCATCTCTGTTTTCGGTAACGAGGAGTACCATGATAGAGCCTCTGAATTCAAAAAGAGATACCCACATGTAATATGGTTAGATGATGATTACAAGGTCCTCGAATGCGGCGACAAGCGGATCGCGTTCGTCGGGACAAGAGGTGCCCTCGAAAGACCGACTAGGTGGCAAAGAAGACACATGCCATGGCTAGAGAAGGTCTATGAAGAAAGGCCTAGAGTCGTCAAGGAATTGATAGAAAATGCCAGGAGAGAAGCTGATTATGTAGTCCTAGTCTCTCATTATGCATTAACGAAAGCGACTATAATTGGCGAGCCAAGGCGAATCTGGCCCGAAATATATTCGCCGGGGATGGAGCGAGCGCTGATCGAGGCTCGACCTGATATAGCAATACATGGGCATGCACACAGGGGTAGGCCTTTCGCCTTGGTAAAGGGGATTAGAGTATACAATGTTGCTTTGCCTGTTAACCGTCGGGTGGTTCCTGTATTTATTAAAAAGAAATCTACTTTACTTGATTGGCTTGAGCCCGGGTAG
- a CDS encoding archaemetzincin: protein MHLRKAITNEIPGSIQVITPGSVLMLPLDLYDAGRMQYNAEKVNKYLYSKYSGVLRSPGVYLIGIVNGDGYVRNLNFVFGLATPQLRVATIYSKRIMDDTNHGLYLERLLKLILHEFGHLAGLAHCQNQCVMKYSNSLEELDDKPPRYCRVCIDKLRRTLAE, encoded by the coding sequence ATGCATCTGAGGAAAGCGATTACAAACGAGATACCCGGGTCGATCCAGGTAATAACGCCCGGATCCGTCCTAATGCTACCTCTAGACCTGTACGATGCCGGTAGGATGCAATATAACGCTGAAAAAGTAAATAAATACCTCTATAGTAAGTATAGTGGTGTACTGCGGTCCCCTGGAGTTTACCTTATAGGTATAGTTAATGGCGATGGCTACGTCCGCAACTTGAATTTCGTATTTGGCCTAGCGACACCACAGCTTAGGGTGGCGACTATCTATTCAAAGCGGATAATGGATGATACAAACCATGGTCTTTATCTTGAGAGGCTCCTGAAATTAATACTCCACGAGTTCGGCCACCTAGCCGGTTTAGCCCATTGCCAGAACCAGTGCGTTATGAAGTATAGCAATAGCCTAGAGGAGTTAGACGACAAGCCACCCCGTTATTGTCGCGTTTGCATTGATAAGTTAAGAAGGACTCTAGCGGAATAG
- a CDS encoding archease, whose translation MKECPSFKHLEHTADVLIEASGRTLEEAFEQAGLGVYEVITDTSGVQPRVRIDIDITGMDLENLLYRWIEELLVNTDSEGLVFSLFRVCRITEGEGGYRIVSSVWGERFDPERHEERTIVKAMTYSQMSIDKRDGCWILRFVVDI comes from the coding sequence ATGAAGGAGTGCCCAAGCTTCAAGCACCTAGAACACACAGCCGATGTGTTAATAGAGGCTAGCGGGAGAACGCTTGAAGAGGCGTTCGAGCAAGCTGGACTAGGCGTCTACGAGGTTATAACAGACACCTCCGGCGTGCAACCAAGGGTAAGAATAGACATAGACATTACAGGAATGGACCTTGAGAACCTGCTCTACAGGTGGATCGAAGAGCTGCTCGTCAATACAGACAGCGAGGGACTAGTCTTCTCCCTGTTCAGGGTCTGCAGGATAACAGAGGGGGAGGGGGGCTACCGCATAGTTTCAAGCGTGTGGGGGGAGCGATTCGACCCGGAAAGACACGAGGAGAGGACCATTGTAAAGGCCATGACCTACTCCCAGATGAGCATTGACAAACGCGACGGGTGCTGGATTCTAAGATTCGTCGTAGACATATAA
- a CDS encoding endonuclease III, which produces MKLGHSFIFPHHIIPFAVIPNYVEGVEMIEASGKEVLDIMRKTLPVRDEDYVVLVARKIEDNPFLLLISIILSQNTSDKNSIKALTRFIEKIGTRCGDVLSHDIKSIEEAIKPAGLYRQKARTIYILSEKICEIGEDFLVKTEPGKLRKWLLSIPGIGKKTADVFLQLVHKAPYFAVDTHAFRIARRWGLVGEKATYDEVSRKLLEFFGADNAEEAHRLLIALGRRYCKARKPRCSVCPLRKVCPYARRLS; this is translated from the coding sequence TTGAAGCTTGGGCACTCCTTCATCTTCCCGCACCATATTATCCCTTTCGCTGTTATTCCTAATTATGTTGAGGGTGTGGAAATGATAGAAGCTAGTGGTAAAGAGGTACTAGATATTATGAGAAAAACGCTTCCAGTTAGGGATGAGGACTATGTTGTCCTGGTTGCGAGGAAAATAGAAGACAACCCTTTTTTATTACTTATTTCAATAATATTAAGTCAAAATACCTCTGATAAAAACTCGATAAAAGCATTGACTAGATTTATTGAAAAAATCGGGACTAGATGCGGCGACGTCCTTAGCCACGATATCAAGAGCATAGAAGAGGCAATCAAACCTGCTGGACTATATAGGCAAAAAGCCAGAACAATATATATATTATCTGAGAAAATCTGTGAAATCGGAGAAGACTTCCTAGTCAAGACAGAACCCGGAAAACTAAGAAAGTGGCTCCTGTCTATACCAGGCATAGGCAAGAAAACAGCAGACGTCTTCCTCCAGCTAGTCCACAAGGCACCGTACTTCGCAGTAGATACCCACGCCTTTAGGATAGCCAGGCGATGGGGTTTGGTCGGTGAAAAAGCCACATATGACGAGGTCTCCAGGAAGCTTCTCGAATTCTTTGGAGCAGATAACGCAGAAGAAGCTCATCGCCTACTAATAGCCCTCGGCAGGAGATATTGTAAGGCGAGGAAGCCTAGGTGCAGTGTATGTCCGTTGAGGAAAGTATGTCCTTATGCCCGGCGGCTGTCGTAG
- a CDS encoding AAA family ATPase: protein MGLVEESTIFKDRNALAELYIPSELRVRRKEAALLTKKVFARFSEGRAGDVVAIFGSPGRSGIGKTTVAKYSGLKISELAARHGIKYKFIYVNVYSAPSLHEILAIIASQLSPKISIKGSSTLEAIKTIVDYVYEKNYYVLVTIDEFQNLIKSPKVDDAYLYSLLRIYEQVPPPDGVPRISYVLVASDYLVLSELRSKMPQIESQINFRLHLKPYTVEELYEILEQRAEISLYEGTWTPEILYMIAEHYGVDGTGLRDGNARRAINALNSAAEQAEYEGSHRITPEHVRHALSLDSIANVSISDLEGLSTHELLVLLAVAKHTVEEGEWLTTGRLRQLYNELSELYGEAPRAHTQFNIYINNLKSIQLLDVKPSGKGMRGRTSIIRLRTDIPARPLVEVIEEILKKRLL, encoded by the coding sequence ATGGGGCTCGTCGAAGAGAGTACCATATTCAAAGATAGGAACGCCCTTGCAGAACTCTATATACCCTCGGAGCTGAGGGTTAGGAGGAAAGAGGCGGCGCTCCTAACCAAGAAAGTCTTCGCCAGGTTCTCCGAAGGGAGGGCAGGCGACGTCGTCGCGATATTCGGCTCGCCGGGTCGAAGCGGTATAGGAAAGACGACCGTCGCGAAGTACTCTGGGCTTAAAATCTCGGAGCTCGCGGCTAGACACGGGATCAAGTACAAGTTCATATATGTAAACGTTTACTCTGCACCGTCGCTCCACGAGATACTGGCTATAATAGCAAGCCAGCTCAGCCCCAAGATCAGTATAAAGGGTTCCTCGACGCTGGAAGCCATAAAGACTATTGTAGACTATGTGTACGAGAAGAACTACTATGTACTTGTAACAATAGACGAGTTCCAGAACTTGATAAAATCGCCTAAAGTAGACGACGCCTACCTGTACTCCCTGCTAAGGATATACGAACAAGTGCCGCCGCCAGACGGGGTACCGCGGATAAGCTATGTCCTAGTTGCATCAGACTATCTCGTCCTCAGCGAGCTACGGTCCAAGATGCCCCAGATCGAGTCGCAGATCAACTTCCGGCTACACTTGAAGCCGTACACTGTCGAGGAGCTTTATGAGATACTCGAACAGCGGGCAGAGATCTCCCTCTACGAGGGCACATGGACTCCCGAGATATTATACATGATAGCTGAGCACTACGGGGTCGACGGCACAGGTTTGAGAGACGGGAACGCCAGACGTGCAATAAACGCGTTAAACAGTGCCGCGGAGCAAGCCGAATACGAGGGATCCCATAGAATAACGCCGGAACACGTACGCCACGCCCTTTCGCTAGACTCGATTGCCAACGTCAGTATAAGTGACCTGGAAGGATTAAGCACCCACGAGCTACTCGTCCTGCTAGCTGTAGCCAAGCATACAGTGGAGGAGGGCGAGTGGCTTACAACAGGCAGGCTACGGCAGTTATATAATGAGCTCTCAGAACTCTATGGTGAGGCCCCGAGAGCCCATACACAATTCAATATCTATATAAATAACCTGAAAAGTATACAGTTACTCGACGTCAAGCCCTCGGGGAAGGGAATGAGGGGGAGAACCTCGATCATTAGGCTAAGAACAGATATACCTGCGAGACCTCTGGTTGAGGTAATAGAAGAGATACTCAAAAAGAGGCTACTGTAG
- a CDS encoding ArsR family transcriptional regulator, with translation MYLEELFESKGRFRIIRFLLKEGQANISRIIRETKLPYRLAKVHLDRLVELGIVHEHTYGRLRLYEVNLSDPRINATRKLLEELERLWSGVGNEERHG, from the coding sequence ATGTATCTCGAAGAACTCTTCGAGAGCAAGGGGAGATTCAGGATAATACGATTCCTATTAAAAGAGGGCCAAGCCAACATATCAAGAATCATAAGGGAAACAAAGCTACCATATAGACTAGCTAAGGTCCATCTAGACAGGCTGGTCGAGTTGGGCATAGTACATGAACATACGTATGGGCGGTTAAGACTCTACGAGGTAAACCTAAGCGATCCCAGGATAAACGCGACCCGAAAGCTACTTGAGGAATTGGAGAGGCTATGGAGCGGGGTTGGTAATGAAGAAAGGCATGGTTGA
- the moaC gene encoding cyclic pyranopterin monophosphate synthase MoaC, with product MKKGMVDISGKESVLRIAEAEGYIRLRPDTIKLILDNKIEKGDVEEAAKIAAIQAVKKTPYILPYCHPIPIQHVDVEFNYENNRVRVRVRVKAIYKTGVEMEALTGVAAALLTIWDMVKKYEKDEKGQYPHTLIESIRVLEKVKYSREE from the coding sequence ATGAAGAAAGGCATGGTTGATATCTCGGGCAAGGAATCTGTGCTTCGAATAGCCGAGGCCGAGGGGTACATAAGACTAAGACCAGATACCATAAAATTAATTCTAGATAATAAAATAGAGAAGGGGGACGTCGAGGAAGCGGCCAAGATAGCCGCTATACAGGCGGTAAAGAAAACCCCATACATCCTACCATACTGTCACCCGATACCTATACAACATGTAGACGTAGAGTTCAACTACGAAAACAATCGAGTCCGAGTCCGAGTCCGGGTTAAAGCAATATACAAGACCGGGGTAGAAATGGAGGCGCTCACAGGTGTAGCGGCCGCACTTTTGACTATATGGGACATGGTAAAGAAGTACGAGAAAGACGAGAAGGGCCAGTACCCCCACACATTGATAGAGTCGATAAGAGTATTAGAGAAAGTCAAGTATTCACGAGAAGAATGA
- a CDS encoding replication factor C large subunit, translating to MDEVVNQDNAKKKLLAWFKQWVSGKPPSKRAVLLYGPPGVGKTSLVEAIARQFKFELLELNASDYRSAAAIRRTVGVAANKKPLYGRGIIILLDEIDGIAPREDSGGLKALLEIIPHTTNPIVMTANDPWKEQLRLLHQQAELIQFKPLSVTQVMAVLQRICDLEGLECEREALRYIAEIERGDVRAAINDLQAIAEGYGRVTLGIVKLVIRGRDKKSDIFVTLNQIFYSNKFWRSRMALSNSEEDYETVIAWLNDNIPRKYEDPRDAYRAFDALARATIMLNRAKFKTAWSLLTYVFSLAGPGVTFARKYSPISKARYAYPDRIKMMARLREVREIRESLASRLSERVLVSRRLVKTEILPYLFIIFRESEDPVPAARLALGYGLDRREVEFLAGHRSGEILSAIEKIKRSRRDVVEKKESRAEKREEHEEGAGRRRRTGARRGRRPASSTLDSFFS from the coding sequence GTGGACGAAGTAGTAAACCAGGATAACGCCAAGAAAAAGCTACTAGCGTGGTTTAAACAGTGGGTCTCAGGAAAACCTCCATCGAAGAGGGCTGTACTCCTCTATGGGCCTCCTGGGGTCGGCAAGACAAGCCTAGTAGAGGCGATAGCTAGGCAATTCAAATTCGAGCTGCTAGAGCTGAACGCGAGTGACTATAGATCTGCAGCGGCAATACGTAGGACCGTTGGCGTAGCCGCTAACAAGAAGCCACTCTATGGGAGAGGTATAATAATCCTCCTAGACGAGATAGACGGCATAGCCCCTAGAGAGGATTCCGGTGGTCTAAAGGCGCTGCTAGAGATAATACCTCATACAACTAATCCCATAGTCATGACGGCTAACGATCCCTGGAAAGAGCAACTGAGGCTCCTACACCAGCAGGCAGAGCTCATACAGTTCAAACCCCTCTCCGTCACTCAAGTTATGGCCGTCCTCCAAAGGATATGCGACTTGGAGGGCTTGGAGTGCGAGAGGGAGGCTTTAAGGTATATAGCCGAGATCGAGAGGGGAGATGTGAGGGCCGCTATAAACGATTTACAGGCCATCGCAGAGGGTTACGGTAGAGTAACGCTCGGTATCGTCAAGCTGGTGATCAGAGGCAGGGACAAGAAATCTGATATATTCGTTACGTTAAACCAGATATTCTACTCTAACAAGTTCTGGCGGTCGCGGATGGCATTATCCAATAGCGAGGAGGACTACGAGACCGTAATCGCCTGGCTAAACGATAACATCCCCAGGAAATACGAGGATCCACGAGACGCGTACAGGGCATTCGACGCCCTGGCACGTGCGACAATCATGCTTAACAGGGCCAAGTTCAAGACAGCATGGTCCCTATTAACCTATGTCTTCAGCCTAGCCGGCCCTGGAGTTACATTCGCGAGGAAGTACTCTCCCATAAGTAAAGCTAGATACGCTTACCCCGATAGGATAAAGATGATGGCCCGGCTGCGCGAGGTTAGGGAGATCCGGGAGTCACTGGCGTCTAGGTTATCGGAGAGAGTATTGGTCTCTCGCAGGCTGGTCAAGACAGAGATACTACCCTACCTCTTCATAATATTCCGAGAGTCGGAGGATCCAGTACCCGCGGCTCGACTCGCATTAGGATATGGTCTTGACAGGAGGGAGGTGGAGTTCCTAGCGGGCCATAGGTCAGGCGAGATACTATCGGCTATCGAGAAGATAAAGCGGTCAAGAAGGGACGTGGTCGAGAAAAAGGAATCGAGGGCCGAGAAGCGAGAGGAGCATGAAGAGGGGGCTGGCAGGCGTAGGAGGACTGGGGCTAGACGAGGTAGGCGCCCGGCTTCGAGTACCCTGGATTCATTCTTCTCGTGA
- a CDS encoding replication factor C small subunit, producing MLELNASVSKHTPVPVKLNNRIKLVTFEELDRIYFSNPARVLRNDHGEYVNLANHGLEVLTINKRTWRLEWRRVSWLIRHRVSKIIRVRIAGGQYIELTGNHSVMAFNKDGDLVERSAAELRPGDYLISIDGGPLGYDRPTTEKGVGRAQDRVVITSVGSRRGSVTAEITVGTLGYTRADSVEHGFLPVEPFIRFLEETGYTGAYGLVDESKPQLYGGLIPKSKAQEILATIDDDPLSVNEKEKIGMLKRLAYSDLHVVRIESIELVDYNDYVYDVSVPGNNMFFAGHTPVLLHNSDERGINVIREKVKEFARSRTPPEIPFKIVLLDEADNMTADAQQALRRLMELYSANTRFILIANYPSKIIDPIQSRCAFFRFQPLKKDDVVNRLRYIAEKEGVDYEEEALETIYEISEGDMRKAINVLQAAAAIGRVTVEVVFKVVGLAKPKEVREMLELALKGDFVAARNLMRKLMIEYGLSGEDLIKQIHREIMGTELNIPEEARVLIADYVGEIHFRLVEGSDDDIQLSAFLAWLSLLGPRLGVES from the coding sequence ATGCTGGAGTTAAACGCTTCCGTATCGAAGCATACACCCGTCCCAGTCAAACTCAATAACCGCATCAAACTAGTTACTTTCGAGGAGCTGGACAGAATCTACTTCAGCAACCCGGCCAGAGTACTTAGAAACGACCACGGAGAATATGTAAACCTAGCCAATCACGGCCTGGAAGTCCTAACTATAAATAAGAGAACCTGGAGGCTAGAGTGGAGAAGAGTATCTTGGCTCATCAGGCATAGGGTATCGAAGATCATACGGGTAAGGATCGCTGGAGGCCAATACATAGAACTAACCGGCAACCACTCGGTGATGGCTTTCAACAAGGATGGAGACCTTGTAGAGAGATCAGCGGCGGAGTTAAGGCCTGGAGACTATCTAATCTCCATCGACGGGGGACCCCTGGGATACGACAGGCCCACGACAGAAAAGGGAGTCGGCAGGGCCCAGGACCGTGTCGTAATCACATCAGTGGGATCTCGTAGAGGTTCCGTGACTGCAGAGATAACAGTAGGGACCCTCGGCTACACGAGGGCGGATAGCGTTGAACACGGGTTCCTACCAGTCGAGCCCTTCATCAGGTTCCTCGAAGAGACAGGTTATACCGGGGCGTATGGCTTAGTAGACGAGTCGAAGCCGCAGTTGTACGGGGGCTTGATACCCAAATCCAAGGCCCAAGAGATTCTAGCAACAATCGATGACGACCCGCTATCAGTGAACGAGAAGGAGAAAATAGGGATGCTAAAGCGCCTAGCATACTCGGATCTACACGTGGTGAGGATTGAATCAATAGAGCTGGTAGACTACAATGATTACGTCTACGACGTATCGGTACCCGGTAACAACATGTTCTTCGCCGGGCACACTCCTGTTCTACTCCATAACTCCGATGAGCGCGGGATCAATGTTATAAGAGAGAAGGTGAAGGAGTTCGCGCGGAGCCGAACTCCACCTGAGATCCCATTCAAGATAGTCCTGCTCGACGAAGCCGATAACATGACTGCAGACGCCCAGCAGGCTCTGAGGCGCTTGATGGAGTTATACAGTGCTAACACGAGGTTTATACTGATAGCCAATTATCCATCAAAGATTATAGATCCGATACAGTCTAGGTGTGCTTTCTTCAGGTTTCAGCCCTTGAAGAAGGATGATGTAGTCAACAGGCTGAGGTATATCGCGGAGAAGGAGGGAGTAGACTATGAGGAAGAAGCCCTGGAAACTATCTATGAGATAAGCGAGGGTGATATGAGGAAGGCAATCAACGTCCTACAAGCGGCGGCTGCGATCGGGAGAGTCACGGTAGAGGTTGTATTCAAGGTTGTAGGGCTGGCTAAACCCAAGGAAGTCCGTGAAATGCTAGAACTAGCGCTCAAGGGGGACTTCGTCGCCGCGAGAAACCTAATGAGGAAGCTCATGATAGAATATGGATTGAGTGGAGAGGACCTCATCAAGCAGATACATCGAGAGATCATGGGCACCGAATTGAATATACCCGAAGAGGCGAGGGTCCTTATAGCAGACTACGTGGGGGAGATACACTTCCGGCTAGTTGAGGGTAGCGATGACGACATACAGCTCAGCGCCTTCCTAGCATGGCTCAGCCTACTCGGGCCTAGACTCGGTGTAGAATCTTGA
- a CDS encoding DNA replication complex GINS family protein yields the protein MKLDERLKLIQLDYETRNVRVVFLKNYHGLPTPAGRVNARRGDELDLPRWQARVLEANGLVEVKDKKLDIDTVNTYHYREKRRTAANQLTPLPNDFYLKARELVEELNKLIQEHPTHMLLRDREILEKNLVELAETRLVKILRLALTSGEELRDRMTPEENLVYTGVNEITRMWKEYITGIFKR from the coding sequence TTGAAACTAGACGAGCGCCTGAAGCTGATACAGCTAGACTATGAGACCCGGAATGTGAGAGTAGTGTTCCTGAAGAACTATCACGGGCTTCCAACGCCGGCGGGGAGAGTCAACGCCAGGCGGGGAGACGAGCTAGACCTGCCTAGGTGGCAGGCACGCGTCCTAGAGGCTAATGGCCTAGTGGAGGTTAAGGATAAGAAGCTCGATATCGATACCGTGAACACATACCATTACAGGGAGAAGAGGCGCACGGCCGCCAACCAGTTGACCCCGCTCCCCAACGACTTCTACCTGAAAGCCAGGGAACTCGTAGAAGAACTAAACAAGCTCATCCAAGAGCATCCCACACACATGCTACTAAGAGACAGGGAAATACTGGAGAAGAACCTGGTGGAACTGGCGGAGACCAGGCTCGTGAAGATACTTAGGCTCGCGTTGACCTCAGGCGAGGAACTCAGGGATAGGATGACGCCGGAGGAAAACCTCGTCTATACCGGTGTGAACGAGATCACCAGGATGTGGAAGGAGTACATCACCGGGATCTTCAAGAGGTGA
- a CDS encoding minichromosome maintenance protein MCM — translation MFKDFIKNFRDEHGRFKYMERLRRMINFDLQSLPIDFSDLYRYNTELAEALIDNPSEVLREAGEAIRELVKLEDPEYAEKKKFIARIYGLFETVKIRNIRSELVGKLVQVEGIVTRMHPIRSRMVKAVFRHEKCGGEFEWPPGDEAVGDRIEKPSICPICGEGGGKFLLLKEKSRYIDWQKITLQERPEDVPGGQMPRSIEIHLTHDLVDSARPGDRVTLVGIPRLEQTSTTSPLYEIYLEANSMRVSEKALEEITITREDEERIKELARDPWIRERIIASIAPSIYSHWDLKEAIALALFGGVPKTMPDGTRIRGDIHVLFVGDPGVAKSQLLQSAARIAPRAVYTSGKGSTAAGLTAAVVRDSKTGEFYLEAGALVLADGGVAVIDEIDKMRPEDRVAIHEAMEQQVISISKAGIVARLNARASILAAGNPKFGIYLEDKTFTDNVNLQPTIISRFDLIFVIRDKPSLEKDRRLARYILEAHSNIEKFKMEIEPSLLKKYIIYARRYVKPRLSPNAKKLIEEFFVYMRNMAVAHEKSPPVPITARQLEAIIRIAEAHAKMALKDEVTVEDAAEAIRITMSYLSSVGMTETGEIDASIIMTGKSRHQIRLSTIIVDTIKMLESDKECVQESDIIKQVQESTNLDKEKIRDMLYKLYREGLIYRPKTGCYRVVE, via the coding sequence ATGTTCAAGGACTTCATCAAGAACTTCAGGGACGAGCACGGCCGCTTCAAGTACATGGAGCGGTTGAGGCGGATGATAAACTTCGACCTCCAGAGCCTACCCATAGACTTCTCAGACCTATACAGGTACAACACCGAGCTGGCGGAAGCGCTCATAGACAATCCCTCCGAGGTCCTACGCGAGGCGGGGGAAGCTATAAGGGAGCTAGTCAAGCTCGAAGACCCCGAATACGCTGAGAAGAAGAAGTTCATAGCCAGGATCTACGGTCTCTTCGAGACGGTGAAGATAAGGAATATCCGGAGCGAGCTCGTAGGGAAGCTGGTACAGGTCGAGGGAATCGTTACGCGCATGCACCCGATCAGGAGTAGGATGGTGAAGGCCGTCTTCCGCCACGAGAAATGCGGGGGCGAGTTCGAGTGGCCTCCGGGAGACGAGGCTGTAGGCGATAGAATCGAGAAACCCTCTATATGCCCCATATGCGGCGAGGGCGGGGGGAAATTCCTGCTGTTAAAGGAGAAGTCAAGATACATTGACTGGCAGAAGATAACCCTGCAGGAGAGGCCGGAGGACGTCCCCGGGGGGCAGATGCCGAGGAGCATCGAGATACACCTGACGCACGACCTCGTCGACTCGGCTCGGCCGGGGGATAGGGTCACGCTGGTCGGCATTCCCAGGCTAGAGCAGACCTCCACCACGAGCCCCCTATACGAGATCTACCTTGAAGCGAACAGCATGCGGGTGTCGGAGAAGGCCCTAGAGGAGATAACGATTACCAGGGAAGACGAGGAGAGGATAAAGGAGCTAGCCCGAGACCCCTGGATACGTGAGAGGATAATCGCCAGCATCGCTCCAAGCATATACAGCCATTGGGATCTCAAGGAGGCGATAGCGCTAGCGCTATTCGGCGGAGTACCCAAGACCATGCCCGATGGAACCAGGATACGAGGAGACATTCACGTACTATTCGTAGGAGATCCTGGAGTCGCCAAGTCACAGCTACTACAGTCGGCCGCCAGGATCGCGCCCAGGGCAGTATATACCAGTGGTAAAGGGTCGACAGCGGCCGGTTTAACGGCGGCGGTCGTCCGGGATAGCAAGACTGGCGAGTTCTACCTGGAGGCAGGGGCCCTCGTCCTGGCTGATGGCGGGGTGGCGGTTATCGACGAGATAGATAAGATGAGGCCTGAGGACAGGGTGGCTATACACGAGGCTATGGAGCAGCAGGTCATAAGCATCTCGAAGGCTGGGATCGTGGCTAGGCTTAACGCTAGGGCCAGTATACTAGCCGCTGGCAATCCCAAGTTCGGGATATACCTGGAAGACAAGACCTTCACCGACAACGTGAACTTGCAACCGACTATAATATCGAGGTTCGACTTGATATTCGTCATTAGGGATAAGCCGAGCCTGGAGAAGGATAGGCGCCTGGCTAGGTACATACTTGAGGCTCATAGTAACATCGAGAAGTTCAAGATGGAGATAGAACCCAGCCTCCTAAAGAAATACATCATATACGCCAGGAGATACGTGAAGCCAAGGCTCAGCCCCAACGCCAAGAAACTCATAGAAGAGTTCTTCGTCTACATGAGGAACATGGCCGTCGCACACGAGAAAAGCCCACCCGTACCCATAACAGCCAGGCAGCTAGAAGCCATAATACGAATCGCCGAAGCCCACGCGAAGATGGCGCTGAAAGACGAGGTAACCGTAGAGGATGCAGCCGAAGCCATTAGAATCACCATGAGCTACCTATCGAGCGTAGGCATGACCGAGACGGGAGAAATAGACGCCAGCATAATCATGACGGGGAAGAGCAGGCACCAGATACGGCTCTCCACGATTATAGTGGATACGATAAAAATGCTCGAAAGCGACAAGGAATGCGTGCAGGAGTCCGACATCATAAAACAAGTGCAGGAGTCAACAAACCTCGACAAGGAGAAGATAAGGGATATGCTATATAAGCTCTACCGCGAGGGCCTAATCTACAGGCCCAAGACCGGATGCTACCGCGTGGTAGAGTAG